A genomic window from Methylorubrum extorquens includes:
- a CDS encoding aspartate ammonia-lyase — protein sequence MAKTASDTKAKRSAKDAAGGQGEVKKARGAAGKAKGAAGKPSGTGGTGKKAAKAEMKAAAIAAAEKAARPDARGTAARAATETPPQEEDLAVATVRKVAMEGAKTRSEHDLLGDGEVPVDALWGIHTKRAVANFPITGVSVGHYPDLVRALALVKQAAARSNHRLGTLPKGKAKIIEEACTLVATDPVYAESFVVDAIQGGAGTSTNMNANEVIANVGLRLMGRAPGDYAALHPNDDVNMAQSTNDAYPTALRLAVIFATQPLVKALDDLAYAFKSKAVEFADVLKMGRTQLQDAVPMTLGQEFDGFHATIKEDVARLTEIVGLFREVNLGATAIGTGINADPRYAALAVEELSRLAGQPMVLASNLIEATSDLGAFVLFSGVLKRVAVKLSKICNDLRLLSSGPRTGFGEIRLPAVQAGSSIMPGKVNPVIPEVVNQVAYMVIGYDLTVTLCAEGGQLQLNAFEPTIGYCVLSSLRMLTAAIDTLTKRCVDGIEADRERCRSLVQGSIGLVTALAPTLGYEASSRIARRALKENRAVADLVLEEGLLTEAQLNDLLELEAMTHPTRRQRAGTVG from the coding sequence GTGGCGAAGACGGCATCCGACACCAAGGCCAAGCGCTCCGCCAAGGATGCGGCCGGCGGCCAGGGTGAGGTCAAGAAGGCTAGGGGTGCGGCCGGGAAGGCAAAGGGTGCGGCCGGGAAGCCCAGCGGTACAGGCGGTACGGGAAAGAAGGCGGCCAAGGCCGAGATGAAAGCCGCAGCCATCGCGGCGGCCGAGAAGGCCGCCCGCCCGGACGCGCGCGGGACGGCGGCAAGGGCTGCCACGGAGACGCCGCCCCAGGAGGAGGATCTCGCCGTCGCCACCGTGCGCAAGGTGGCGATGGAGGGGGCGAAGACCCGCTCGGAACACGACCTGCTCGGGGACGGCGAGGTGCCGGTCGATGCCCTGTGGGGCATCCACACCAAGCGGGCGGTGGCGAACTTCCCGATCACCGGCGTGTCGGTGGGCCATTACCCGGACCTGGTGCGGGCGCTGGCCCTCGTGAAGCAGGCCGCGGCGCGGTCCAACCACCGGCTCGGCACCCTGCCGAAGGGGAAGGCGAAGATCATCGAGGAGGCCTGCACCCTCGTCGCGACCGATCCGGTTTACGCCGAATCCTTCGTGGTCGACGCGATCCAGGGCGGGGCCGGCACCTCGACCAACATGAACGCCAACGAGGTCATCGCCAATGTCGGCCTGCGCCTGATGGGCCGGGCGCCGGGCGACTACGCCGCTTTGCACCCCAACGACGACGTCAACATGGCCCAATCCACCAACGACGCCTACCCGACGGCGTTGCGGCTCGCGGTGATCTTCGCCACGCAACCGCTGGTGAAGGCGCTCGACGACCTCGCCTACGCCTTCAAGAGCAAGGCGGTGGAGTTCGCCGACGTGCTCAAGATGGGCCGCACCCAGCTCCAGGACGCGGTGCCGATGACGCTGGGCCAGGAGTTCGACGGCTTCCACGCCACGATCAAGGAGGACGTGGCACGGCTGACCGAGATCGTCGGCCTGTTCCGCGAGGTGAATCTCGGGGCGACCGCGATCGGCACCGGGATCAACGCCGACCCGCGCTACGCCGCGCTGGCCGTGGAGGAGCTGTCGCGGCTCGCCGGCCAGCCGATGGTGCTGGCCTCGAACCTGATCGAGGCGACCTCGGATCTCGGCGCCTTCGTGCTGTTCTCCGGCGTCCTGAAACGCGTCGCGGTCAAGCTGTCCAAGATCTGCAACGACCTGCGCCTGCTCTCGTCCGGTCCCCGCACGGGGTTCGGTGAGATCCGGCTGCCGGCGGTGCAGGCCGGCTCCTCGATCATGCCGGGCAAGGTCAACCCGGTGATCCCTGAGGTGGTCAACCAAGTCGCCTACATGGTGATCGGCTACGACCTCACGGTGACGCTCTGCGCCGAGGGCGGCCAGCTCCAGCTCAACGCCTTCGAGCCGACCATCGGCTATTGCGTACTGAGCTCCTTGCGGATGCTGACGGCCGCCATCGACACCCTGACCAAGCGCTGCGTCGACGGCATCGAGGCCGACCGGGAGCGCTGCCGCAGCCTCGTCCAGGGCTCGATCGGCCTCGTCACGGCGCTCGCGCCGACGCTCGGCTACGAGGCCAGCTCCCGCATCGCCCGCCGCGCGCTCAAGGAGAACCGCGCGGTGGCGGATCTGGTGCTGGAGGAGGGCCTCCTCACCGAGGCCCAGCTCAACGATCTGCTCGAACTGGAAGCCATGACCCACCCGACCCGGCGCCAGAGAGCCGGGACAGTGGGGTGA
- a CDS encoding SDR family oxidoreductase, protein MTGTALIAGVGGIVGNNLARHLVARGWTVEGLARRPPEIAGVTPVAADLLDPEALARALDGHRPSHVFLATWLRQPTEAENIRINAAMVANLLEALRPAASVRHVALVTGLKHYLGPFEDYGKGSLPPTPFREDLPRLPVENFYYAQEDAVFEAAARQNFSWSVHRPHTIVGYALGNAMNMGVTLAAYATLCRETGRPFRFPGSAAQWNGLTDVTDARLLARHLEWAALTEAAHNEAFNVVNGDVFRWQWMWGRLAQWFGIAPAPFDGAGNPLEAQMAGAAPLWAELAERHGLIEPDLNRLASAWHTDADLGRPIEVVTDMSKSRRLGFLDYQPSDDAFFDLFARLRAERVIP, encoded by the coding sequence ATGACGGGAACGGCACTGATCGCGGGGGTCGGCGGCATCGTCGGCAACAATCTCGCCCGGCACCTCGTGGCGCGGGGCTGGACGGTGGAGGGGCTCGCCCGCCGCCCACCTGAAATCGCCGGCGTCACACCGGTCGCCGCCGACCTGCTCGACCCGGAGGCGCTCGCCCGCGCGCTCGACGGGCATCGGCCCAGCCACGTCTTCCTCGCCACTTGGCTGCGCCAGCCGACGGAAGCCGAGAACATCCGCATCAACGCGGCGATGGTCGCAAACCTCCTCGAAGCGCTCCGCCCGGCGGCAAGCGTGCGCCACGTGGCACTGGTGACCGGGCTCAAGCACTATCTCGGGCCGTTCGAGGACTACGGGAAGGGGAGCTTGCCGCCCACGCCGTTCCGCGAGGACCTGCCGCGCCTGCCCGTCGAGAATTTCTACTACGCGCAGGAAGATGCGGTGTTCGAAGCCGCCGCGCGCCAAAACTTCTCGTGGAGCGTGCACCGCCCGCACACGATCGTCGGCTACGCGCTCGGCAACGCCATGAACATGGGCGTGACGCTGGCCGCCTACGCCACGCTCTGCCGCGAGACCGGGCGACCCTTCCGCTTCCCCGGCTCGGCGGCGCAGTGGAACGGGCTTACCGACGTGACCGATGCGCGGCTGCTCGCCCGCCACCTCGAATGGGCGGCGCTGACGGAGGCCGCGCACAACGAGGCCTTCAACGTCGTCAACGGCGACGTCTTCCGCTGGCAATGGATGTGGGGCCGGCTCGCCCAATGGTTCGGCATCGCGCCCGCGCCCTTCGACGGCGCGGGGAACCCGCTGGAAGCGCAGATGGCGGGGGCCGCCCCGCTCTGGGCCGAACTGGCCGAGCGCCACGGCCTGATCGAGCCCGACCTGAACCGCCTGGCCTCGGCGTGGCACACCGATGCCGATCTCGGCCGGCCGATCGAAGTCGTGACCGACATGAGCAAGAGCCGTCGCCTGGGCTTTCTCGATTACCAGCCCTCGGACGATGCGTTCTTCGACCTGTTCGCGCGGCTGCGGGCGGAGCGGGTCATCCCCTGA
- a CDS encoding dicarboxylate/amino acid:cation symporter translates to MSTTATLPSERAPLHKSLFVQVIAGLLAGILVGVLAPGLAGELKVLSDAFLRLIAMIVAPIVFCVVVHGIAGAGDLGKVGRVGVKALIYFEAMTSVALVLGLVLAYLVGPGHGMNIDVANLDAGALGGYADSAQKLQGGGIAHFLLAIIPRTAFDAFARNDVLQVLFFAVLFGVSLALVGGEKARAVSDLIDALATVLFKAMGLIVRLAPLGVFGAVAYTVGRYGIGSLAQLLSLVALFYLAVALFVFVILGTVMRLAGLSLVKLLTYLREELTIVLGTGSSDAVLPQIMRKLVHLGVKESTVGLVVPTGYSFNLDAFSIYLTLAVVFIAQATNTPLSFSDLMLVLGVSLVTSKGAHGVPGSAIVILAATLNAVPSIPAIGLVLVLSVDWFVGIARALGNLIGNCVATVVVAAWEGDLDRERAARVLDGRESADAAAG, encoded by the coding sequence ATGAGCACCACCGCCACCCTGCCGTCCGAGCGGGCTCCGCTCCACAAGTCCCTGTTCGTGCAGGTGATCGCCGGGCTCCTGGCCGGCATCCTCGTCGGCGTGCTGGCGCCCGGCTTGGCCGGGGAGCTGAAGGTCCTGAGCGACGCCTTCCTCCGGCTGATCGCGATGATCGTGGCGCCGATCGTGTTCTGCGTCGTCGTGCACGGCATCGCCGGGGCGGGTGACCTCGGGAAGGTCGGGCGGGTCGGCGTGAAGGCGCTGATCTATTTCGAGGCGATGACGAGCGTGGCCCTCGTGCTCGGGCTCGTGCTCGCCTACCTCGTCGGGCCGGGCCACGGCATGAACATCGATGTCGCGAACCTCGATGCCGGCGCCCTCGGCGGCTACGCCGATTCCGCGCAGAAGCTGCAAGGCGGCGGCATCGCCCATTTCCTCCTGGCCATCATTCCCCGGACCGCCTTCGACGCCTTCGCCCGCAACGACGTCCTGCAGGTGCTGTTCTTCGCCGTGCTGTTCGGGGTGAGCCTCGCGCTGGTCGGCGGCGAGAAGGCCCGGGCGGTCTCGGACCTGATCGACGCGCTGGCCACGGTGCTGTTCAAGGCCATGGGGCTGATCGTGCGGCTGGCCCCGCTCGGGGTGTTCGGCGCCGTCGCCTACACGGTCGGACGCTACGGCATCGGCTCGCTGGCGCAGCTCCTCTCGCTCGTGGCCCTGTTCTACCTCGCGGTGGCTTTGTTCGTGTTCGTGATCCTCGGCACGGTGATGCGGCTTGCGGGCCTCAGCCTCGTCAAGCTCCTGACCTACCTGCGCGAGGAGTTGACCATCGTGCTCGGCACCGGCTCGTCCGATGCGGTGCTGCCGCAGATCATGCGCAAGCTCGTACACCTCGGGGTGAAGGAGTCCACCGTCGGCCTCGTGGTGCCCACGGGCTACTCCTTCAACCTCGACGCCTTCTCGATCTACCTGACGCTGGCCGTGGTCTTCATCGCGCAGGCGACCAACACGCCGCTCTCCTTCAGCGACCTGATGCTCGTGCTCGGCGTCTCGCTGGTCACCTCGAAGGGCGCCCACGGCGTGCCGGGCTCGGCCATCGTGATCCTGGCCGCGACCCTGAACGCCGTCCCCTCGATTCCCGCGATCGGCCTCGTGCTGGTGCTCTCGGTCGATTGGTTCGTCGGCATCGCCCGGGCGCTGGGCAACCTGATCGGCAATTGCGTCGCCACCGTCGTCGTCGCCGCCTGGGAGGGCGACCTCGACCGGGAGCGTGCCGCGCGGGTACTCGATGGCCGGGAGAGCGCGGACGCTGCCGCCGGTTAG
- a CDS encoding GntP family permease, with product MSFLICLAALFFLMGIAYRGFSVILFAPVAAMGAVLLTDPAAVPTLFSGLFMEKLVGFLKLYFPVFLLGAVFGKLIEISGFARSIVGAVTGLLGEGRAIVAIVLVGAILTYGGVSLFVAVFAVYPFAAELFRRSNIPKRLIPGTIALGAFTFTMDTLPGTPQIQNIIPASFFKTDAYAAPWLGVIGALFVFAVGVAYLEWRRRSAGDEGYGEGHTNEPQAVEDKVVIHPAVAILPLLIVGIGNKLLLAWITAAYGEQASAALTPEMAAHPVTVQVKTVAAIWAVQGALLLGILATVILGYRNLAERFSDGSKAAVAGSLLAGMNTATEYGFGAVIAALPGFKVISDALSAIPNPLINEAVTVNVLAGVTGSASGGLSIALGALSGRFVEAAQAAGIPLEVMHRVASMASGGMDTLPHNGAVITLLAVTGLTHRQSYGDIFAITIIKTVAVFFVIGVYYLTGLV from the coding sequence TTGAGCTTCCTGATCTGCCTCGCGGCGCTCTTCTTCCTGATGGGGATCGCCTATCGCGGCTTCTCGGTGATCCTGTTCGCGCCGGTCGCCGCCATGGGCGCGGTGCTGCTGACCGATCCGGCCGCCGTGCCGACCCTGTTCTCCGGGTTGTTCATGGAGAAGCTGGTCGGCTTCCTGAAGCTGTACTTTCCCGTCTTCCTGCTCGGGGCCGTGTTCGGCAAGCTCATCGAGATCTCAGGATTCGCCCGCTCCATCGTCGGCGCCGTCACCGGGCTCTTGGGCGAGGGCCGGGCGATCGTCGCGATCGTGCTGGTGGGCGCGATCCTCACCTATGGCGGCGTCTCGCTGTTCGTGGCGGTGTTCGCGGTCTACCCCTTCGCCGCCGAGCTGTTTCGCCGCTCGAACATCCCCAAGCGCCTGATCCCCGGCACGATCGCGCTCGGCGCCTTCACCTTCACCATGGACACCCTGCCGGGCACCCCGCAGATCCAGAACATCATCCCGGCCTCCTTCTTCAAGACCGACGCCTACGCCGCCCCGTGGCTCGGCGTCATCGGTGCGCTCTTCGTGTTCGCGGTCGGCGTCGCCTATCTCGAGTGGCGCCGCCGCTCCGCCGGGGATGAGGGCTACGGCGAGGGCCACACCAACGAGCCGCAGGCGGTCGAGGACAAGGTCGTCATCCACCCCGCGGTGGCGATCCTGCCGCTCCTCATCGTCGGGATCGGCAACAAGCTCCTGCTCGCCTGGATCACCGCAGCTTACGGCGAGCAGGCGAGCGCGGCACTGACGCCGGAGATGGCGGCCCACCCCGTGACCGTCCAAGTCAAGACCGTGGCGGCGATCTGGGCGGTCCAGGGCGCGTTGCTTCTCGGCATCCTCGCCACCGTGATCCTCGGATACCGCAACCTCGCGGAGCGCTTCTCCGATGGCTCGAAGGCGGCGGTGGCCGGCTCGCTGCTCGCCGGCATGAACACCGCCACCGAATACGGCTTCGGCGCGGTCATCGCCGCGCTCCCCGGCTTCAAGGTGATCTCGGACGCGCTCTCGGCGATCCCCAACCCGCTGATCAACGAGGCGGTGACGGTCAACGTACTGGCCGGCGTCACCGGCTCGGCCTCGGGCGGACTCTCGATCGCGCTCGGCGCCCTGTCGGGCCGCTTCGTCGAGGCGGCGCAGGCCGCCGGCATCCCGCTCGAAGTGATGCACCGCGTCGCCTCCATGGCGAGCGGCGGCATGGACACCCTGCCCCATAACGGCGCGGTGATCACGCTGCTCGCCGTCACCGGGCTGACCCATCGCCAGTCCTACGGCGACATCTTCGCGATCACGATCATCAAGACCGTGGCCGTCTTTTTCGTGATCGGGGTCTACTACCTGACCGGATTGGTCTAG
- a CDS encoding GNAT family N-acetyltransferase, which produces MTDLSLRPAQSHDRDAIWSILEPILRQGETYALPQDWDGERALAYWFSPAHHVFVAERAGAVLGSYYVRANQLGPGDHIANGTYATHPEARGRGIARAMGLHSFETARSLGFSAMQFNLVVATNTHAVALWTSLGLREVGRLPGVFRHPTLGPVDALVMHRPL; this is translated from the coding sequence ATGACCGACCTTTCCCTCCGCCCGGCGCAAAGCCATGACCGCGACGCGATCTGGTCGATCCTCGAGCCGATCCTGCGGCAGGGCGAGACCTACGCCCTGCCGCAGGACTGGGACGGTGAGCGGGCGCTCGCCTACTGGTTCTCCCCAGCCCACCATGTCTTCGTCGCGGAACGTGCGGGCGCGGTGCTGGGCAGCTACTATGTCCGCGCCAACCAGCTCGGCCCCGGCGACCACATCGCCAACGGCACCTACGCGACGCATCCCGAGGCGCGGGGGCGGGGCATCGCCCGCGCCATGGGCCTGCATTCCTTCGAGACCGCCCGGTCGCTGGGCTTTTCCGCGATGCAGTTCAATCTCGTCGTCGCCACCAACACCCACGCCGTCGCACTTTGGACCAGCCTCGGCCTCAGGGAGGTCGGCCGCCTGCCCGGCGTGTTCCGCCATCCCACCCTCGGGCCGGTCGATGCGCTGGTGATGCACCGCCCCCTGTAA
- a CDS encoding DUF3750 domain-containing protein encodes MPTDVLLSALRFLLFGLSLLILLFLVPLATHALWWTAKGGRAESWSTADWSSAGLLPPAAAVPGAMVRVYAARVGRWRGIFAHHSWVVVKEAGAARYNRYDVVGWGRPVRTDAYAPDGRWFGNEPEIVLGLDGEAAARAIPEIRAAVADYPHRSQGSYQAWPGPNSNTFAAHVVARIPDNDVPLPPTALGKDWTPPGRIAEITPSGTGLRLSWRGYVGLTIGWVNGLELNLLGAVAGLDWRRPALKLPGWGRIALIPGGDADKAVPAAEPERRPAADSVSG; translated from the coding sequence ATGCCCACCGACGTGCTCCTGTCCGCCCTCCGCTTCCTCCTTTTCGGCCTCAGCCTCCTCATCCTTCTCTTCCTCGTTCCGCTCGCGACCCACGCCCTGTGGTGGACCGCGAAGGGCGGACGCGCGGAAAGCTGGTCGACGGCGGATTGGTCGAGCGCCGGGCTGCTCCCGCCGGCTGCCGCCGTGCCGGGGGCGATGGTGCGGGTCTACGCCGCCCGGGTCGGGCGCTGGCGGGGCATCTTCGCCCATCACAGTTGGGTGGTGGTCAAGGAGGCGGGCGCTGCTCGCTACAACCGCTACGACGTGGTCGGCTGGGGCAGGCCGGTGCGCACCGACGCCTACGCGCCGGACGGGCGCTGGTTCGGCAACGAGCCGGAGATCGTACTCGGGCTCGACGGCGAGGCGGCGGCGCGGGCGATCCCCGAAATCCGCGCGGCGGTGGCGGACTATCCCCACCGCAGCCAGGGCTCGTATCAAGCGTGGCCGGGCCCGAACTCGAACACCTTCGCCGCCCATGTCGTCGCGCGCATCCCCGACAACGACGTACCGCTGCCGCCCACCGCGCTCGGCAAGGACTGGACGCCGCCGGGTCGCATCGCCGAAATCACCCCGAGCGGCACGGGCCTGCGCCTGTCCTGGCGCGGCTATGTCGGCCTCACGATCGGCTGGGTCAATGGGCTGGAGCTCAACCTGCTCGGCGCGGTGGCCGGCCTCGACTGGCGCCGCCCGGCCCTCAAGCTGCCGGGGTGGGGCCGGATCGCCCTGATCCCCGGCGGCGACGCGGACAAGGCGGTGCCGGCGGCGGAACCGGAGCGCCGCCCGGCTGCGGATTCCGTTTCCGGCTGA
- a CDS encoding TonB-dependent receptor gives MLLAAGAVLTGVPGTVLSARAQEAATLEEISVTSVSPIQGRPAAPATPSPAVPFARAAEVLPVVTNTFSPVTVVPQERIARDQPRTLGDALADRPGISASTYAPGAASRPIIRGLDNARVRIQENGIVNGGVSDLGEDHAVPVNPLNASRIEVIRGPATLRYGSGAIGGVVSAENNQVPTFIPARGITGQVTTGYTTVDNGRLGAASVDAGANGIAVHADGFATATDSYAIPGGIQRNSATETQGGSVGISAIGDRGFLGISYSHFNALYQIPGGEAEEARTRLNPNQDRVLARGEYRPLEGPFEVLRFWAGGSVYRHEEIGFGHSHGHDDHDHDHDHAHEGSAGEGVQAIFKNREVEARVEAQHVPVFTALGTLTGAVGVQTSRRVLNSQLESFLPPTESRVLAAYLFEELAVGGGLRFQAAGRIEGDRLNSIATQFPGSYLPTDGDPFSYALTRRFAPKSASIGALQDLPYGFVASLNGSYVERAPTGPELFSQGPHHASATFEIGDPTLRLERARTAEISFRRADGPLRLDATGYVTRYTGFIFRRDTGNRCDDDFGSCGSGDELRQIVYSQANASFYGAEIGAQLDLFPVGDGWAGIEAQYDFVRARFDDGSFVPRIPPHRLGGGAFVRANGWFARINLLHAFDHTEIAPFETTTPGWNDLRAELAYTQALDPAVYGATEVTLGLQGRNLLDDDIRNSASFKKDEILLPGRNLRLFLTARF, from the coding sequence ATGCTGTTGGCGGCGGGGGCGGTGCTGACGGGTGTCCCCGGAACCGTGCTCTCGGCGCGGGCGCAGGAGGCGGCCACGCTGGAGGAGATCAGCGTGACCTCGGTGAGCCCGATTCAGGGCCGGCCCGCCGCTCCGGCAACTCCCTCCCCCGCCGTGCCGTTCGCCCGGGCGGCCGAGGTGCTGCCGGTGGTGACGAACACCTTCTCGCCGGTCACCGTGGTGCCGCAGGAGCGGATCGCCCGCGACCAGCCGCGCACGCTCGGCGACGCGCTGGCCGACCGGCCCGGCATCTCCGCCTCGACCTACGCGCCGGGGGCGGCCTCGCGGCCGATCATCCGCGGCCTCGACAACGCCCGGGTGCGCATCCAGGAGAACGGTATCGTCAACGGCGGCGTGTCGGATCTCGGCGAGGACCACGCGGTGCCGGTCAACCCGCTCAACGCCAGCCGGATCGAGGTGATCCGCGGCCCCGCCACGCTGCGCTACGGCTCGGGCGCGATCGGCGGCGTGGTCTCGGCCGAGAACAATCAGGTGCCAACCTTCATTCCCGCCCGCGGGATCACGGGCCAGGTCACGACGGGATACACCACGGTCGACAACGGCCGGCTCGGCGCGGCCAGCGTCGATGCGGGCGCCAACGGCATCGCGGTCCACGCCGACGGGTTCGCGACCGCGACCGATTCCTATGCGATCCCCGGCGGCATCCAGCGCAACTCGGCGACCGAGACGCAAGGGGGCTCGGTCGGCATCTCGGCCATCGGCGACCGCGGCTTCCTCGGCATCTCCTACAGCCACTTCAACGCGCTCTATCAGATCCCCGGCGGCGAGGCGGAGGAGGCCCGCACCCGGCTCAACCCCAACCAGGACCGCGTGCTCGCCCGCGGCGAATATCGCCCGCTGGAAGGCCCGTTCGAGGTGCTGCGCTTCTGGGCCGGCGGCTCGGTCTACCGCCACGAGGAGATCGGCTTCGGCCACAGCCACGGGCACGACGACCACGATCACGACCATGACCACGCGCATGAGGGGTCGGCCGGCGAGGGCGTGCAGGCGATCTTCAAGAACCGCGAGGTCGAGGCGAGGGTCGAGGCGCAGCACGTGCCGGTCTTCACCGCGCTCGGCACGCTCACCGGCGCGGTCGGCGTCCAGACGAGCCGGCGGGTGCTCAACTCGCAGCTCGAGAGCTTCCTGCCGCCGACCGAGTCGCGGGTGCTGGCGGCCTACCTGTTCGAGGAACTGGCGGTCGGCGGGGGCCTCCGGTTCCAGGCCGCGGGCCGGATCGAGGGCGACCGGCTCAACAGCATCGCGACGCAGTTCCCCGGCAGCTACCTTCCGACGGACGGAGACCCGTTCAGCTACGCCCTGACGCGCCGCTTCGCCCCGAAGAGCGCCAGCATCGGCGCCCTGCAAGATCTGCCCTACGGCTTCGTGGCAAGCCTCAACGGCTCCTATGTCGAGCGTGCGCCCACCGGCCCCGAACTGTTCTCGCAGGGGCCGCACCACGCCTCAGCGACCTTCGAGATCGGCGACCCGACCCTGCGGCTGGAGCGCGCCCGCACCGCCGAGATTTCCTTCCGCCGGGCGGACGGGCCGCTGCGGCTCGACGCCACCGGCTACGTCACCCGCTACACCGGCTTCATCTTCCGGCGCGACACCGGCAACCGCTGCGACGACGATTTCGGCTCCTGCGGCTCCGGCGACGAGCTGCGCCAGATCGTCTACTCGCAGGCCAATGCCAGCTTCTACGGCGCCGAGATCGGAGCGCAGCTCGATCTCTTCCCCGTCGGCGACGGCTGGGCCGGAATCGAGGCGCAATACGATTTCGTCCGCGCCCGGTTCGACGACGGCAGCTTCGTGCCGCGCATCCCGCCGCACCGGCTCGGCGGCGGCGCCTTCGTGCGGGCCAATGGCTGGTTCGCGCGGATCAACCTGCTCCACGCCTTCGACCACACCGAGATCGCCCCGTTCGAGACGACGACGCCGGGCTGGAACGATCTCCGCGCCGAACTCGCCTACACCCAGGCGCTCGACCCCGCGGTCTACGGCGCCACGGAGGTGACGCTCGGCCTCCAGGGCCGCAACCTGCTCGACGACGACATCCGCAACTCGGCCTCGTTCAAGAAGGACGAGATCCTGCTGCCGGGCCGCAACCTCCGCCTGTTCCTGACGGCACGGTTCTGA
- a CDS encoding peptide deformylase, protein MPVRPLILYPDARLHRAAEPAAATGEALRALAADVLDTLGAVSAMGLTAIHIGRPERVVVIRLQPDEPHAVYVDPVVAWASPERAAHPEGSVSMPGVVEPVERPARIRVRYRDLDGAEHEEEAEGLRAACLQHEIDQLAGIFWIDRLTRLRRDRVLKRYAKLRTQQARAGS, encoded by the coding sequence ATGCCCGTCCGCCCGCTGATCCTCTATCCCGATGCGCGTCTGCACCGGGCGGCTGAACCCGCCGCCGCGACCGGGGAGGCCTTGCGCGCGCTCGCGGCGGACGTGCTCGACACCCTCGGCGCCGTCTCGGCGATGGGGTTGACGGCGATCCATATCGGGCGCCCGGAGCGGGTGGTGGTGATCCGGCTTCAGCCGGACGAGCCGCACGCGGTCTACGTCGATCCCGTCGTCGCCTGGGCCTCGCCCGAGCGGGCGGCGCATCCGGAGGGAAGCGTCTCGATGCCGGGGGTGGTCGAGCCGGTGGAGCGGCCGGCCCGGATCCGGGTGCGCTACCGCGATCTCGACGGCGCCGAGCACGAGGAGGAGGCCGAGGGCCTGCGCGCCGCCTGCCTGCAGCACGAGATCGACCAACTCGCCGGAATTTTCTGGATCGACCGGCTGACCCGGCTCCGCCGCGACCGGGTTCTCAAGCGCTACGCCAAGCTGCGAACGCAGCAGGCGCGCGCGGGATCGTGA
- a CDS encoding cold-shock protein gives MQTGTVKWFDEIKGYGFIQPDTGGKDVFVHISAVQQAGLRGLVEGQKVSFDVENDRRSGKPAAVNLQVS, from the coding sequence ATGCAGACTGGTACCGTGAAATGGTTCGATGAGATCAAGGGTTACGGGTTCATCCAGCCCGATACCGGGGGCAAGGATGTGTTCGTGCATATCTCTGCGGTCCAGCAGGCGGGCCTGCGCGGCTTGGTCGAGGGGCAGAAGGTCAGCTTCGACGTCGAAAACGACCGCCGCAGCGGCAAGCCGGCCGCGGTCAACCTGCAGGTCAGCTGA